The following coding sequences are from one Nicotiana tabacum cultivar K326 chromosome 1, ASM71507v2, whole genome shotgun sequence window:
- the LOC107764602 gene encoding AP-4 complex subunit sigma has product MGIRFVLMVNKQGQTRLAQYYEYLTLEERRALEGEIVRKCLARNEQQCSFVEHRNYKIVYRRYASLFFLVGVDNEENELAILEFIHLLVETMDRHFGNVCELDIMFHLEKAHFMLEEMVMNGCVVETSKANILAPIQLMEKAS; this is encoded by the exons ATGGGGATCAGATTCGTATTAATGGTGAATAAGCAAGGGCAAACTCGGCTGGCTCAGTACTATGAGTACCTCACTTTAGAAGAAAGGCGTGCTCTTGAGGGTGAAATTGTGCGTAAATGCCTTGCTCGCAATGAACAGCAG TGTTCATTTGTGGAGCATCGTAATTACAAAATCGTGTACAGGCGGTATGCGTCACTCTTTTTCCTGGTTGGAGTTGATAATGAAGAA AATGAACTTGCTATTTTGGAATTCATTCACCTGTTAGTTGAAACCATGGATCGTCATTTTGGCAATGTG TGCGAGCTGGATATAATGTTTCATCTTGAAAAAGCACACTTCATGCTGGAGGAGATGGTAATGAATGGGTGTGTTGTTGAGACAAGCAAGGCAAACATCCTGGCTCCAATTCAGTTAATGGAAAAGGCATCATAA
- the LOC107764603 gene encoding ATP-dependent 6-phosphofructokinase 6 isoform X1: protein MGSVDHNFVAVTVLGSKKIGLDRSSMGEAPNSQQKQKIVTGDGGYVLQDVPHLSDYISNLPTYPNPVQDNPSYSVVKQYFVDEDDTVAQKIVVHKNSPRGIHFRRAGPRQRVYFEPEDVHACIVTCGGLCPGLNTVIREIVCGLHYMYGVKRVMGIDGGYRGFYSKNIIPLTPKVVNDIHKRGGTILGTSRGGHVTKKIVDSIQDRDINQVYIIGGDGTQRGAAVIFEEIRRRGLNVSVAGIPKTIDNDIPVIDKSFGFDSAVEEAQRAISAAHVEATSFENGIGLVKLMGRDSGFIAMYATLASRDVDCCLIPESPFYLEGRGGLFEYIEHRLKENGHMVIVIAEGAAQELVSESLRCTGKQDPSGNKLLQDVGLWISERIKEHFSKQKKMLINLKYIDPTYMIRAIPSNASDNVYCTLLAQSAVHGAMAGYTGFTVGPVNGRHAYIPFNGITETQNKVVITDRMWARLLSSTNQPSFLRTRDIIKAHKEEEPPTQLSDDSITDDNLMEKQVLC from the exons ATGGGATCAGTGGATCATAATTTTGTAGCTGTAACAGTACTGGGGTCCAAGAAGATTGGATTGGATAGAAGTTCAATGGGAGAAGCGCCTAATTCTCAGCAGAAGCAGAAGATTGTGACTGGTGATGGTGGTTATGTTCTACAGGATGTTCCTCATTTGTCTGATTACATTTCTAATCTGCCT ACATATCCTAATCCAGTGCAAGATAATCCTTCATATTCAGTCGTTAA GCAGTATTTTGTCGATGAGGATGATACGGTTGCTCAAAAG ATTGTTGTGCACAAGAACAGTCCAAGGGGAATACATTTTCGTCGAGCTGGTCCTCGTCAAAGA GTTTATTTTGAGCCAGAAGATGTTCATGCGTGTATAGTGACATGTGGAGGCTTATGTCCTGGTCTCAACACAGTTATCAGAGAAATAGTATGCGGCCTACATTATATGTATGGCGTAAAGAGGGTCATGGGGATAGAT GGAGGATATCGAGGTTTCTATTCCAAAAACATAATTCCCTTGACACCAAAGGTTGTGAATGATATTCATAAACGTGGTGGAACCATACTTGGGACATCTCGAGGAGGTCATGTTACCAAGAAAATAGTAGATAGCATTCAGGACCGGGATATCAATCag GTTTATATTATTGGAGGAGATGGAACACAGAGAGGAGCAGCGGTGATATTTGAG GAAATCAGACGGCGTGGTCTCAATGTTTCAGTTGCTGGAATCCCTAAGACAATTGATAATGATATACCG GTTATTGACAAGTCTTTCGGTTTTGATTCTGCCGTTGAGGAAGCCCAACGTGCTATTAGTGCTGCTCATGTTGAAGCTACTAGTTTTGAGAATGGAATTGGCCTTGTAAAGTTAATGGGACGGGATAGTG GGTTCATTGCTATGTATGCTACTCTTGCCAGTCGAGATGTCGATTGCTGCTTGATTCCCGAGTCCCCTTTCTATCTTGAGGGACGTGGTGGACTGTTTGAGTACATAGAGCATAGGCTCAAAGAAAATGGACACATGGTTATAGTCATAGCTGAAGGTGCCGCCCAAGAGCTAGTTTCTGAGAGTTTGAGATGCACCGGTAAGCAGGATCCTTCAGGGAATAAGCTTTTACAAGATGTTGGCCTATGGATCTCGGAAAGGATAAAG GAACATTTCTCTAAACAAAAGAAGATGCTCATTAATCTTAAATATATAG ATCCGACATACATGATTCGGGCTATTCCAAGTAATGCATCTGACAATGTGTATTGCACTCTTCTTGCTCAAAGTGCTGTGCACGGAGCAATGGCTGGCTATACTGGCTTTACAGTCGGTCCTGTCAATGGCAGACATGCTTACATACCCTTTAAT GGAATCACTGAGACACAAAACAAGGTAGTGATAACGGACAGGATGTGGGCGAGACTTCTATCGTCAACCAATCAACCTAGCTTCTTGAGAACAAGAGATATAATTAAAGCGCACAAGGAGGAAGAACCACCTACTCAGTTGTCAGACGATTCAATTACAGACGATAATTTGATGGAGAAACAAGTCCTCTGCTAA
- the LOC107764603 gene encoding ATP-dependent 6-phosphofructokinase 6 isoform X2, whose product MGEAPNSQQKQKIVTGDGGYVLQDVPHLSDYISNLPTYPNPVQDNPSYSVVKQYFVDEDDTVAQKIVVHKNSPRGIHFRRAGPRQRVYFEPEDVHACIVTCGGLCPGLNTVIREIVCGLHYMYGVKRVMGIDGGYRGFYSKNIIPLTPKVVNDIHKRGGTILGTSRGGHVTKKIVDSIQDRDINQVYIIGGDGTQRGAAVIFEEIRRRGLNVSVAGIPKTIDNDIPVIDKSFGFDSAVEEAQRAISAAHVEATSFENGIGLVKLMGRDSGFIAMYATLASRDVDCCLIPESPFYLEGRGGLFEYIEHRLKENGHMVIVIAEGAAQELVSESLRCTGKQDPSGNKLLQDVGLWISERIKEHFSKQKKMLINLKYIDPTYMIRAIPSNASDNVYCTLLAQSAVHGAMAGYTGFTVGPVNGRHAYIPFNGITETQNKVVITDRMWARLLSSTNQPSFLRTRDIIKAHKEEEPPTQLSDDSITDDNLMEKQVLC is encoded by the exons ATGGGAGAAGCGCCTAATTCTCAGCAGAAGCAGAAGATTGTGACTGGTGATGGTGGTTATGTTCTACAGGATGTTCCTCATTTGTCTGATTACATTTCTAATCTGCCT ACATATCCTAATCCAGTGCAAGATAATCCTTCATATTCAGTCGTTAA GCAGTATTTTGTCGATGAGGATGATACGGTTGCTCAAAAG ATTGTTGTGCACAAGAACAGTCCAAGGGGAATACATTTTCGTCGAGCTGGTCCTCGTCAAAGA GTTTATTTTGAGCCAGAAGATGTTCATGCGTGTATAGTGACATGTGGAGGCTTATGTCCTGGTCTCAACACAGTTATCAGAGAAATAGTATGCGGCCTACATTATATGTATGGCGTAAAGAGGGTCATGGGGATAGAT GGAGGATATCGAGGTTTCTATTCCAAAAACATAATTCCCTTGACACCAAAGGTTGTGAATGATATTCATAAACGTGGTGGAACCATACTTGGGACATCTCGAGGAGGTCATGTTACCAAGAAAATAGTAGATAGCATTCAGGACCGGGATATCAATCag GTTTATATTATTGGAGGAGATGGAACACAGAGAGGAGCAGCGGTGATATTTGAG GAAATCAGACGGCGTGGTCTCAATGTTTCAGTTGCTGGAATCCCTAAGACAATTGATAATGATATACCG GTTATTGACAAGTCTTTCGGTTTTGATTCTGCCGTTGAGGAAGCCCAACGTGCTATTAGTGCTGCTCATGTTGAAGCTACTAGTTTTGAGAATGGAATTGGCCTTGTAAAGTTAATGGGACGGGATAGTG GGTTCATTGCTATGTATGCTACTCTTGCCAGTCGAGATGTCGATTGCTGCTTGATTCCCGAGTCCCCTTTCTATCTTGAGGGACGTGGTGGACTGTTTGAGTACATAGAGCATAGGCTCAAAGAAAATGGACACATGGTTATAGTCATAGCTGAAGGTGCCGCCCAAGAGCTAGTTTCTGAGAGTTTGAGATGCACCGGTAAGCAGGATCCTTCAGGGAATAAGCTTTTACAAGATGTTGGCCTATGGATCTCGGAAAGGATAAAG GAACATTTCTCTAAACAAAAGAAGATGCTCATTAATCTTAAATATATAG ATCCGACATACATGATTCGGGCTATTCCAAGTAATGCATCTGACAATGTGTATTGCACTCTTCTTGCTCAAAGTGCTGTGCACGGAGCAATGGCTGGCTATACTGGCTTTACAGTCGGTCCTGTCAATGGCAGACATGCTTACATACCCTTTAAT GGAATCACTGAGACACAAAACAAGGTAGTGATAACGGACAGGATGTGGGCGAGACTTCTATCGTCAACCAATCAACCTAGCTTCTTGAGAACAAGAGATATAATTAAAGCGCACAAGGAGGAAGAACCACCTACTCAGTTGTCAGACGATTCAATTACAGACGATAATTTGATGGAGAAACAAGTCCTCTGCTAA